The genomic segment ATTGCCGATTATGTTTGAGTCGTCGCTGCAGGCCAAAATTGTCATTCCTATGGCAATCTCCTTGGCTTATGGCGTGTTGTTTGCGACTTTTGTGACCTTGGTGTTGGTGCCAGTGTTGTATTTGGTTATGCACGATTTCGGCACGATCAGGCGCAGAGCCGTGGGCTGGTTTTTACCCTATCGAAAAAATTCTCAGCATTTTTAACAGGAGTTTACGATGAAAGTGTTGTTAATCAGTGGCAGTTTGCGCGAAAGGTCATTAAACACCGCGCTATTGAAAGCCGCGGGCGAGCTGCTGGGCGACAAGGCAACTTGTGAGTGGGCCAGTATAGGCGAAGTGCCGCTGTACAATCAGGATTTGGATGGCGAGGAAAAGCCCGCTGCAGTAACTCGCTTAAAAGCGCAAATAGAAAACGCCGACGCATTGTTGATTGCCTCCCCGGAGTACAATTATGGTATTCCCGGCGTGCTTAAAAACGCTATTGATTGGGTGTCGCGCCCGGCTTTTAAATCGGTCTTGGCGCACAAGAAAACTTTGCTGCTCAGCGCTTCTATGAGTGATATGGGCGGAGTGCGCGCTCAGGGCCAGCTTAAACAGGTGCTGGCC from the Gilvimarinus sp. DA14 genome contains:
- a CDS encoding NADPH-dependent FMN reductase, yielding MKVLLISGSLRERSLNTALLKAAGELLGDKATCEWASIGEVPLYNQDLDGEEKPAAVTRLKAQIENADALLIASPEYNYGIPGVLKNAIDWVSRPAFKSVLAHKKTLLLSASMSDMGGVRAQGQLKQVLAGTLTPILPAPEFAVGSAQNKFTDGTLTDDDTRQKLQRLLNDFLAWV